From Paenibacillus graminis, a single genomic window includes:
- a CDS encoding CpaF family protein, whose amino-acid sequence MNEEMFRLLRSDIRSGLDLTSAVGNRELTAYIEQTVLARDNLRHLTAQEKHTLVKKLFDSFRGLDVLQPLVDNPAVTEIMINSHDEIFVEENGLIRRLPLAFESSSRLEDIIQSVVSGVNRVVNDSSPIVDARLKDGSRVNIVLPPVALKGPAMTIRKFPETPMTMNELIRREAVSREAAELLQMLVAAKYNIFISGGTGSGKTTFLNALSQFIPPQERVITIEDSAELQIVTVPNLVSLETRNANTEGRGEISIRDLIRSSLRMRPNRIVVGEVRGAECLDMLQAMNTGHDGCLSTGHSNSARDMVSRLETMVLSAADLPVAVVRQQIGSAIDIFVHLARLRDRSRRVTEICEVAGVKEGEVVLNPLYEFRETGETDGHVQGGLIPSGNPMLHTGKLGMAGIHWKGEVI is encoded by the coding sequence ATGAATGAAGAGATGTTCCGGCTGCTCCGCAGTGACATCCGTTCCGGACTGGATCTGACGTCTGCTGTCGGCAACCGTGAGCTTACCGCTTATATAGAGCAGACGGTTCTTGCGCGGGACAACCTGCGGCATCTGACCGCACAAGAGAAGCATACCCTGGTCAAGAAGCTGTTCGATTCATTCCGGGGCCTGGATGTGCTGCAGCCGCTGGTGGATAATCCGGCGGTCACCGAGATTATGATCAACAGCCATGATGAGATTTTTGTCGAGGAGAACGGGCTGATCCGCCGCCTCCCGCTGGCCTTTGAGTCCAGCAGCCGATTGGAGGATATTATACAGTCGGTGGTCTCCGGTGTTAACCGGGTAGTCAACGATTCCTCACCGATCGTGGATGCGCGGCTGAAGGACGGGTCCCGGGTCAATATCGTTCTGCCGCCGGTAGCACTGAAGGGGCCGGCGATGACTATCCGCAAGTTTCCCGAAACGCCGATGACGATGAACGAGCTGATCCGCCGGGAGGCTGTAAGTAGGGAGGCTGCGGAGCTTCTGCAGATGTTAGTGGCGGCGAAATACAATATTTTTATCAGCGGCGGCACCGGCTCAGGCAAAACAACCTTTCTAAATGCATTGTCGCAGTTCATACCGCCGCAGGAGCGGGTGATTACGATTGAGGATTCAGCCGAGCTGCAGATCGTCACCGTACCGAATCTCGTTTCGCTGGAGACGAGAAATGCGAATACGGAAGGCCGGGGAGAGATCAGCATCCGTGATCTGATCCGTTCCTCACTGCGGATGCGGCCGAACCGCATTGTGGTGGGCGAGGTTCGGGGCGCAGAATGCCTCGATATGCTTCAGGCGATGAATACCGGCCATGACGGCTGCCTCAGCACGGGCCACTCAAACAGTGCCCGGGATATGGTCAGCCGTCTGGAAACGATGGTACTCAGTGCTGCCGATCTGCCGGTGGCGGTCGTCCGGCAGCAGATTGGCTCTGCGATTGATATCTTTGTGCATCTGGCGCGGCTGCGTGACCGTTCCCGCCGGGTGACGGAAATCTGTGAGGTTGCCGGGGTCAAGGAGGGGGAGGTGGTGCTGAATCCACTCTAT